Proteins encoded in a region of the Prochlorothrix hollandica PCC 9006 = CALU 1027 genome:
- a CDS encoding XisI protein, whose product MPKQEIVLAHQPPHLRLYTDFAVD is encoded by the coding sequence GTGCCGAAGCAGGAAATTGTGCTGGCGCACCAGCCGCCCCATCTGCGGCTCTATACGGATTTTGCGGTGGACTAG
- a CDS encoding caspase family protein, giving the protein MAHLKRRHFIQGASAALATLGLSQLQLTRQADRYGQVLAQPTRRKLALLVGINQYQGRGLDRLYGPENDLDLQYQLLVHRFGFSPADIRTLENDQATRQGILHAYENHLIAQAQPGDVVVFHFSGHGNRVKDLELGRVSGFKCDFEDCNNSTIVPYDSSQSSDPDRVNDIMGHTRFLLDSLLKTENLTVILDSCYSGGGKRGNIIVRSRNLGLDAPDLVIASTELAYQKDLLDRLGWTETDFIRRRKEKVAKGVVLTAAARNQKSVDYPFLKQFYAGAFTYLLTKYLWQQTESQSVQTVIPLVASSTARLDNHSQRPEYEAASEQKEQENLIDSSLTHTVPGEGVVLELLGSDRVKLWLGGLDTQSLEAFDQGAVFALLDAQTGEVKGEVAQDQNRQGLEINGTVSLKPGKTVKVGDLLQERVRNLPDRVPLRVGLDSSLWADSALKEGEVSHQLRNTASFIEVVAVQAGEPVDCLLGRWQSTDPLYPTQQVEFPQGIATGSLGLFNPALEPLPASFGTGGESIEAALTRLQPCFKSLLISRILRLVLNASTATLNVSLQVGTPQRSRGVPIRATTRGARRSNSSPSPTPPNPNGIPDLKDGERITIQLQNHEPQDLYMSLLAIDAQSEVNILFPGNWDRPEAESLVLAGQSKSFPQLQAIQPYGLAELLVIASTQPLRQTLKTLKIEVRSRGSTDLQDPDSLLVSLQEDFSSLGTSTVSRSRGSQSGSPVDTQKVAVVSLLYRIQPPHSP; this is encoded by the coding sequence ATGGCTCACCTCAAACGCCGCCACTTCATCCAAGGGGCTAGTGCCGCCCTCGCCACCCTGGGCCTCAGCCAACTGCAACTGACCCGCCAAGCCGATCGCTATGGCCAAGTCCTCGCCCAACCCACCCGCCGCAAACTAGCCCTCTTGGTGGGCATCAATCAATACCAAGGGCGAGGCTTAGATCGCCTATACGGTCCAGAAAATGACCTAGACCTGCAATATCAGCTTCTGGTTCACCGCTTTGGCTTCAGTCCCGCCGATATCCGGACCCTAGAGAATGACCAAGCAACCCGCCAGGGCATCCTCCACGCCTATGAAAACCACCTGATCGCCCAAGCCCAACCGGGGGACGTGGTGGTGTTCCATTTTTCCGGCCACGGCAATCGGGTCAAAGATCTAGAATTGGGGCGGGTTTCGGGCTTTAAATGCGACTTTGAAGACTGCAACAACAGCACGATCGTCCCCTATGACTCCAGCCAAAGCAGCGACCCCGATCGTGTCAACGACATCATGGGTCACACTCGCTTTTTGCTGGATTCCCTGCTAAAAACCGAGAATCTCACGGTAATCCTAGACTCCTGCTATTCAGGTGGAGGAAAGCGGGGCAATATTATCGTGCGGTCCCGGAATTTAGGGTTAGATGCCCCCGATCTCGTCATTGCCTCAACCGAACTGGCCTATCAGAAAGACTTACTCGATCGCCTGGGTTGGACAGAAACAGACTTTATCCGCCGTCGCAAAGAAAAGGTCGCCAAAGGGGTAGTCCTCACCGCAGCGGCACGAAACCAAAAATCGGTAGATTACCCCTTTTTGAAGCAATTCTATGCGGGGGCGTTCACCTATCTGCTCACCAAGTACCTGTGGCAACAAACCGAGAGCCAGTCAGTCCAGACCGTCATTCCCCTGGTGGCCAGCAGCACAGCCCGCCTTGACAACCATAGCCAACGACCGGAGTATGAAGCCGCTTCGGAGCAGAAAGAGCAGGAAAACTTGATTGATAGCAGTCTGACCCACACTGTACCGGGTGAGGGCGTTGTGCTGGAGCTATTAGGCAGCGATCGGGTCAAACTGTGGCTAGGGGGACTAGATACCCAAAGCTTAGAGGCTTTTGATCAGGGGGCTGTTTTTGCCTTACTGGATGCCCAGACGGGGGAAGTAAAAGGCGAAGTGGCCCAAGATCAAAATCGTCAAGGCTTGGAAATCAACGGAACCGTGAGCTTAAAGCCAGGAAAAACCGTTAAGGTGGGGGATTTACTCCAAGAGCGAGTGCGGAACCTGCCCGATCGGGTGCCCCTGCGAGTGGGGTTAGATTCCTCTCTCTGGGCTGATAGTGCCCTCAAGGAGGGGGAAGTCTCCCATCAACTGCGTAATACGGCCAGTTTTATTGAGGTAGTTGCTGTACAAGCCGGGGAACCCGTGGATTGCTTACTGGGTCGTTGGCAGTCCACCGATCCCTTATATCCCACCCAGCAAGTGGAATTTCCCCAGGGAATTGCGACAGGCAGCCTGGGGCTATTTAACCCTGCCTTAGAGCCATTACCAGCTTCTTTTGGCACCGGGGGAGAATCGATCGAGGCAGCCCTCACCCGCCTTCAGCCCTGCTTCAAAAGCCTTCTGATTAGCCGCATCCTCCGCCTGGTGCTCAACGCCAGCACTGCAACCCTAAACGTGAGCTTACAAGTGGGCACCCCCCAGCGCAGTCGAGGCGTGCCGATCCGGGCAACCACGCGGGGTGCTCGCCGCAGTAATTCTTCCCCCAGCCCCACCCCTCCCAATCCCAACGGCATCCCGGACCTCAAAGACGGTGAAAGGATCACCATTCAACTCCAGAACCATGAACCCCAAGACCTGTACATGAGCCTCCTGGCCATTGATGCCCAGAGCGAGGTGAATATTCTTTTTCCCGGCAACTGGGATCGACCTGAAGCTGAAAGTCTCGTTTTGGCGGGGCAGAGCAAATCATTCCCCCAGTTACAGGCCATTCAGCCCTACGGGTTAGCAGAACTGCTGGTGATTGCCAGTACCCAGCCCTTGCGCCAAACCTTAAAAACCCTCAAGATAGAAGTCCGCAGCCGAGGCTCCACAGATCTCCAAGACCCCGACAGTTTGCTGGTGTCCCTGCAAGAGGACTTTAGCAGCCTAGGCACCTCAACCGTTTCTCGATCGCGCGGCAGCCAAAGCGGCAGTCCCGTGGATACCCAGAAGGTTGCGGTGGTATCGTTGCTGTACAGGATTCAGCCGCCGCACTCTCCCTAA
- a CDS encoding XisI protein, which yields MDKLAQHRQVIQKILLEYRDWAAGADRPGVQESVAFDEERDHYFWFRVGWRGKQREFEVMVYLRIEGGKIWVEEDWTKQGIVNELLEAGVLPEEIVLGFQYPTKRPLTEFAAV from the coding sequence ATGGATAAGTTAGCGCAGCATCGCCAAGTTATTCAGAAGATTCTGCTGGAATATCGGGATTGGGCGGCAGGGGCCGATCGGCCTGGGGTACAGGAGTCTGTGGCGTTTGATGAGGAGCGGGACCACTATTTTTGGTTTCGGGTGGGTTGGCGCGGGAAGCAGCGGGAGTTTGAGGTTATGGTTTATCTGCGGATTGAGGGGGGAAAGATTTGGGTGGAGGAGGATTGGACGAAGCAGGGCATTGTTAATGAGTTGCTGGAGGCGGGGGTGCTGCCGGAGGAGATTGTTTTGGGGTTTCAGTACCCCACGAAACGACCTTTAACGGAGTTTGCGGCGGTTTAG
- a CDS encoding REP-associated tyrosine transposase: MEPHSPSLKIQQRTLPHWTLDGSIYFITFNTWEKLELNAPAQQIVFDACLFFHQQRYKLYTFVVMPDHVHLLLQPLPKTELAFWSLSEILHSIKSYTSRQVPKVMQHMGTVWQPERYDRIIRDRQEFETYWNYIYQNPVKAGLAAKPEIYAYFWCVCS; this comes from the coding sequence ATGGAACCCCACTCTCCTTCCCTCAAAATCCAACAGCGCACTCTGCCCCACTGGACCCTTGATGGCTCCATTTACTTCATCACCTTCAACACCTGGGAAAAACTAGAACTCAATGCCCCTGCCCAGCAAATTGTCTTTGATGCCTGTCTCTTCTTCCATCAACAGCGCTATAAGCTCTATACCTTTGTGGTTATGCCCGATCATGTCCATTTGCTGCTACAACCCTTGCCTAAAACAGAATTAGCCTTTTGGTCCCTCAGTGAGATCCTACACAGCATTAAAAGCTATACCTCCAGGCAAGTCCCCAAAGTAATGCAGCACATGGGAACAGTGTGGCAACCAGAACGCTACGATCGTATCATCCGCGATCGTCAAGAATTTGAAACTTACTGGAATTATATTTATCAAAACCCTGTGAAAGCGGGCCTAGCAGCAAAACCAGAAATTTATGCTTACTTTTGGTGTGTTTGCTCCTAA